The genomic region CATATTGGCGGCGCAAGTTTACGGCAACGTTTCAGACGGTCTCAAATTCTGGGGCGTAACCGGAACCAACGGCAAAACCTCCATCACGCAATGGCTGGCGCAAGCTGCCGATTTGTTGGGCGAAAAAACCGCCATTGTCGGCACGGTCGGCAACGGCTTTTGGGGTGCATTGGAAGAAACCACGCATACCACACCCGCCCCCGTCGATGTCCAAACCCTGCTCTACCGTTTCCGTCAACAAGGCGCAACAGTCGCCGCGATGGAAGTCTCCAGCCACGGGCTTGACCAGTCGCGCGTCAACGGCGTGTCATTCCGCAGCGCAATCTTTACCAACCTCACCCGCGACCACCTCGACTACCACGGCACGATGGAAGCCTACGGTGCCATCAAGTCGCGCCTGTTTTACTGGCACGGCTTGAAACACGCAGTCATCAACGTGGATGACGAATACGGCGCGGAACTCGTAGGTCGTCTGAAAAAAGACTGTCCCGATTTGGCCGTTTATAGCTACGGCTTCAGCGAACACGCCGACATCCGCATTATCGATTTCACCGCCTCTTCAGACGGCATAGCAGCCGTATTCCAAACCCCGTGGGGCGAAGGGAAATGCCGCACGCGCCTGCTCGGACGGTTCAACGCGCAAAACCTCGCCGCCTGCATCGCCTTGCTGTGCGCCAACGGCTATCCGCTTGATAAAGTATTGGATGTGCTGGCAAAAATCCGTCCCGCTTCAGGGCGCATGGACTGCATCATGAACAGCGGCAAACCTTTGGTCGTTGTCGATTATGCCCATACGCCCGACGCATTGGAAAAAGCACTCGCCACCTTGCAGGAAATCAAACCGCAGGGTGCGGCTTTGTGGTGCGTATTCGGTTGCGGCGGTAACCGCGATCGCGGCAAACGCCCGCTGATGGGCGCGGCAGCCGTACAGGGCGCGGATAAAGTCGTCGTCACCAGCGACAACCCGCGTTTGGAAAATCCGCACGACATCATCAACGACATCCTGCCTGCCGTTCCCGCGCCCGAATGCGTCGAAGCCGACCGTGCCGCCGCCATCCGTTATGCGGTTGAACAAGCCGCCGCAAACGACATCATCCTGATTGCCGGCAAAGGGCATGAAAAC from Neisseria meningitidis harbors:
- a CDS encoding UDP-N-acetylmuramoyl-L-alanyl-D-glutamate--2,6-diaminopimelate ligase, with the protein product MFSKLTPLAETGIPTLSCANAAGRLLHSDSRQIKQGDIFVACPGEYADGRSYIPAAVANGAAFVFWDDDGKFAWNPEWKVPNQGIKDLKHRAGILAAQVYGNVSDGLKFWGVTGTNGKTSITQWLAQAADLLGEKTAIVGTVGNGFWGALEETTHTTPAPVDVQTLLYRFRQQGATVAAMEVSSHGLDQSRVNGVSFRSAIFTNLTRDHLDYHGTMEAYGAIKSRLFYWHGLKHAVINVDDEYGAELVGRLKKDCPDLAVYSYGFSEHADIRIIDFTASSDGIAAVFQTPWGEGKCRTRLLGRFNAQNLAACIALLCANGYPLDKVLDVLAKIRPASGRMDCIMNSGKPLVVVDYAHTPDALEKALATLQEIKPQGAALWCVFGCGGNRDRGKRPLMGAAAVQGADKVVVTSDNPRLENPHDIINDILPAVPAPECVEADRAAAIRYAVEQAAANDIILIAGKGHENYQDVQGVKHRFSDLEIVGQALLTRK